The genome window TTCGCTCGGAGCAtctggctcaagggtaccgtGTGTTTACCATACAGCAGGCGAGCGCCTGGCGCGCGCGGTCGCCGCCGTGAGCCGTATGTGAAGATCGCGAGGGCAACGGTCACACCTACGCTCACATCCCACCGCCGCTCACATTCGAGATCCACGAAAACACAGCGACCGCGCTCCTGCAACGTGGTACATGCGCTCGAGCGCACGCACTCACACGCTCCGGCCATATTGACTTATGTAAAGCGCTGACGGTAAGGATATTCACCCTTCCTCCGAAGGCTCGGGGGACGCCTGGCTCTGGCCCGTGTTGCTGATGAAGTTTCGTATTTCGTTGAAGTAAGAGTCCTCTTTGTCGTCCAGGATAGCGCTGCTACTGTCCAGCTCCGACCGCGGGGATGACATGGCCGTGCCTTGGAAAATAAAAACGATATTTCATTTGGGCTTTGGAACATTTCGCTAGGAAATAGCATACTGGTGGCAGCAAATTTTCACCTTCGGATGTGCGCAGACCATGTGAAGAATATGCTGGAGGTGAATGGCTCCCTGTTCCAGTGTGTCGGACCCTTCCGCGCACATTATTTACTTATGCGGCATAAAGCGGTTTTAAGCGCTCGTCTACTTCTCGTCCATGGAGAAACGGTACCTCGCGCTTTCCAGCTGGCGCAGGTCCGACATGGCGCACGGCATCCTGTGCGGCGCAGCGCTGCTTTGCGCGCGGAAATGCCGAGCAGCGCAGGTGGCGCTCACCTGAGAGGTTCCCATTCTCGTGTTTCTTCAAGTGTCGGTCGAGGTTCGTCTGTTGGCCGAAACAGCGGTCGCACAGGTGACACTTGAAGGGCTTCTCCTTGTTGTGGATGTTGCGGATGTGGCGCTGCAGGTTCGAGGAGATGCTGAAGGAGCGGTCGCAGTATTTGCACCTGCGGAGAGGGGGGCGGGGAGCGGGGCGTTGGCGAGGGAGGGCGTCTCAAGGAGGGGACACGTAGGCATACGCAGGCACAGAAAGTAacacgtgcaaaaaaaaaaaaaaaaaaaatgcacacacacacacacacacacatagcagCTACTATGCACGCAACACACACGTCTAAACAGACACAAGCACGGCGCATCTgtcgtgtgcgtgcgcgtgtgcgtcgCGACCCTCGCCTTCCCCGGATGCGGCGGAAGAGGCGCTCAAGGTAAAACACGGGGCCTCTCATCTCACGCCAGAGCAATAAAATTGCATTCTTTTCTCGCAAAATAAGCATGCAACGAATTTGCTCTGACCCTCCGAAATTAGACACAAAGCCAAGTTTCTCCATGCAAAATTATACACCGTGATTACatcttttcttcttctggaATTAACTCGCACAATTGGCTGTCCCTGAGGAGCTCCTGCTATCTCCCCAAAAATTGCAATAAACAGCAGAGATCTTTAATTCCTTGCCAGCATGTGCGGTTTAGTCtatcgcagcagcagcagaggcaTCGCATCCACTTCTGTGCCCCGTGGTCAGCGGGGCTCCCCTGGGCTCGTACTGTACTTGTCTTTAAGCTGTTcctcaaacacaaaataattattCCAACTGCTGGCCTTGGACTCCTGCCCTCAGCCCCTCATCACCCCAATTTTTCACCCGACTTCCTTCCCCCGACTTCAAACCCCCCTCCTGTCACCGTGACGACGGCAACCATTTTTCATCACCCAAATTATTTAACAGAACGATAATTGTTCCAGGCTTTTACGGTgtggaaaaacatacaaaacggCGGAGAGCGTTCGTCTAACTGCGGGCGAACATGGCGCCGAGAAACGTGCGCGTGTCGGAGCGGGCCGGGAGGGAAGCGGCGAGGGCCGTCATCCCGTGAGCGCGGGCACCGCCACTCCGAAGAGCGCTTTCCCAACGCGACGCCACCGAGCCGCAGTTCTCCTTTTAAGGACGGGTATGCACGTCCAGCGCGTCCGCGCCTCTCGCGCAGCCCCGCACAGACCTGGGTTGTGATCGGAGGTATCGATGGAGGCACAATAGCCTCGTTTACAGCCATCGGAACCCTGCTGCTCGTTTGCGCGTGAGCgcgagtgtgagagtgtgtgtgtgtgtgtgtgtgtgtgagccgaGAAGGGCGGGGGCTTCGCAGCCCTGTGGGCGCCTCACCTGTAGGGCTGCTCTCCCGTGTGTGTCCTCAGGTGACGTGTCAGGTTGGCCGACCGTGGGAATATTTTCCCACAGTACCTGCAGAGTAAGGGATGTTTTATGGCACAGCCTACGGCTCCGCTTTACACTGCAGGCGGCATGAGAATCACACAGAGGTTGCGGCACGGCCGCAGAGCCACACCGCCGCACCTGGCCGCTCTCCATTTCGGGGGAACGCGTGTGACAGATAAATGGAAGGAGCCCAGCGGAGGGTTATGGAAACGTAACCGGGGCTGAATGCAGTCTCGTTCACTTGCCGATAACAGCCCCGGCGACTGATATTGCCAAACAAGGGAGACCGAGAGCAGAAGAGCGGCGCACAACAATGCACCTTTCTGCCGCTCCTTGCCGTGACGTCTGTTTCTTCTCTCATCTGATCTCGGTATAACATTAACTCggtatttatttaacacattgCTGCACCCTTATTCCTGTGCAGCAAGGCGCAGAGATAACCGCGCACTAGCGGCAGCTCCTGCGCAGACCCCGCAGTGCGGTTGTGCAAGAGCGGAGAGCGAGCGAGCCCCGCTGTTGCCCTCCGCGATGAGCTCGACGAGGACCGCGGTTGACCCTGCCGTTACCTGCAGGTGTAGCGCTCCTTGCCCTTGCGCAGCAGGCTGTCGGGGATGGCGCTCGGGGGCGCCCTGAAGTCGAACATGGACGGGACGCTGCGCATGAGGTCGCCGGCGTCCGGCTTGAGTGAGCCGAACGTCTCCAGTTTCTCGGCCATGTTTTCTATGGCTGACATCTGGAAGAAAAACAGACGCCTGTTGGTCGTCACGTACCAAACACACGTGTGCGTTGTGTGAGAATAAGGCCCTATTGTGTCCCCTGGTGAGCCGCGAGCCGACGGCCTCGCCTTCCGCACGTTACGTGGATACGctgctgtttctttcttttttttttgttcacggTCGGTGTTTACTCAGGGTGGCGTTGGTCCCGACACGGTGATACGATCCTTGCGCGCAGAACCTCAGCAGACGTCCACGAGCTGGCGAAGCCGAACGGCTCTCTCTAACAGCAGCGTACGCGTCTGTTCGCTTGTCCGCGCAAGTGTCACTTCCCTGCTGCTTTCTGGCCCTCTGCAGAAGATGCCAGCGCAGATGAGAGGTGAACTCACTGCTGAGCGGCTGCACTTGTCGACCCCCCTCGGCCCCCACCCCCCGAGTGCCAGCACCCCCACCAGCCACCGCCGCCGCCCAGCTCGCTCACATACATGGATGGAGACCGATGCCAATTTGCTAAAAGTCTTCCATCCAATATGGCACAAGTCCTCCGAGGAAAGAGTAGATGCATATACTTGTCAGAGGGAGAACGTGTGCAGCGCAGGGAGGGGAGTCGCTGGGCTGCGGCGTGATTCATAATCACTGCCGGGCTGTAAACCATTCTGTGCACAATGCGAGCGGACAGCACATTTGTCAATATGAAAGATGTTGACATTACTGATCAAGGGCCAGACATGGGTAATAATGATATCGCAGGGCGGGGTGGGGACGCTCCCAACAGGCCGCCAGGCCAGGCAGCCCCCTTCAGCTGGGCTCACTTTTTTCAGGAGGATAcaaatttgcattattttgcgtgtattgaattttttttcttttgcttctctTATTTTAATACGACCACAAATCAATTGTGATCCAGCCAGACGCTTCCTGCACGGCATTCTATCATGCCTGTGCCCCGGCCCCCTGTGCTCCCGCAACGGATCGTGTGTGAAGGAGTGTGCCGTTGGCGGGGCGAATTTGACCCGTGACTGATAACCTCGGTGCGGAAAAGCTGATTAGGAATGACATCGGAGGGTGAAGTTACTGACAGCTCCGGTGGCCGGGACCCGAGAGACAACAGCTCCCACTCGTGGAGGACGGGCCGCGCCGGAGCCTGCTCGATTGCCATGCCGTGATGAAGTCAGTAGCGGTGCCGTGAATCATGGCGTTTCTGCACCGCAGCACCAAAGCCATCGGGattataatgaaaaaacattcatatttctttaaaatgtgcaaCGTGTGTTTCATTGACCTCTTTATGGAGCCGAGTAAAATActgtttatttctgctttttgccGTGTGCCATTACTCCTGCAGGCATTAGCAGTCTTAAAGCTGTCAGCTGGTCGGCACGCCGAAGGGCAGACACTTTAAGACTTTTATCTTGGCCTGCGCTTTAACTTTTCAGCATGCAACTGTCTCTTATTCTGAGATTAACCTGTTATTCCGGCCGTTCTACCTTCTTCCCGCTTGGATTAGCCCAGTGCTCCTGCTGTTCTGCTCTCCTCCCACTATGACAGACCTGTGTTTCGCTCTGTTTCAGGAAATACAGACATGGgtcgcttaacgacggggatacgttctgagaaatgtgttattAGGTCATTTTGTCCTTGTGCGAACCTCACGGAGTGTGCTTATACACACctggatggtatagcctcgatcataaagtgtacttatacaaacctatatggtatagcctcgatgcagtcaagacacttggtaaacatgagatttacgACACTGCTGCCACTATAACACAGCATAccgttttacagtaaacttttctTTATAAGTAAAAAGAGTACTGTAAAATAACGGATAACAAATACAggacagtaaatacataaaccagtaacataggtgtttattatcattatcaagtgttatgtactgtacataactgtatgtgctatacttttatatgactgtcAGCGCAGTACGCTTGTTTACAGCAGTACCACCACGAACGCGTGAGTAATACGTTGCACAGCAAGGTTGCGATGGTATGATGTCGCTAGTCGATaaaaatttttcagctccattataatcttctGGGACCACCGTTGTACTGTACATGCGGTCAGTCGATAAGCAAAATGTTGTTTAGTGGCGCATGACCGTAGCTTGATCAGTCTGGTCTTATTCTCGAAATCAGAAATCCATGTATCGTAAAATCATTCAATTTCCTTTGACCTCTCGATTTGTTAATAATGACTATTAAGGTTTGATATTTGTACTATTCGTTTGAAGTCTCTGTCTGTAACGCTGTTTTCTTGGACACACTCCATCAACAAAGGGTAACTGCACTTTATACATGTGCGTATTGTGTGGTTGCCTGTCTGCTGGGGTTTCCTGAGAAATCCTTGCTGACTTTGCACAGATGACATGTGAACAGGAACAGCAAAAAGTAAACATGCCTGTGCCATTTCTATGTATTCTCGGCGGAGAATTTAAGTACATGTTTATGAATCTGGGCCTGGTTATTAAACGTCTACCTTTCATTTGCCTTCACGGTGGTCAATTTATCTTAAGATTACCGTTTTATGATTAGGGTCAAGCAGAAATGTGCAGGTagagataaaaagaaaaataaatattcacagATGTATACATGCTCCCACACACACCCTTGTCAGCCGAATGGATGTTGTTCCAGTGTCTCAGTAGACCAGATGCTGATTGGCTTTCTTTAAATGACAGTGAAGCTCAGCGTTGGGCAGTTAGCAAGATGCATTGTTGATCTTATCTGGAACCAGATGTCTgaaaaagcccccccccccagtccaaGAACACTATTTTACCCCCCTTTTCCTAAGACACAATTAGCCTCATAGGAAAGCATACCCCCCCCCAGCTGCAGAGTCCTGAGAGACCATTACCAAGGAATTGATGCGGAGCAGGACTGTGTTTCCACCCTTCAGTTCCTTTAGGTTTTGtcccaagaaaaacaaatatttctaatGTTATCAGCAAATGCCACTATCAAGAGCAGTCATCAAAGCCCTCATGCCATCATTCTCCAGTGCCATGTCTGTGACACAGATAAACATAATTGGACTGACCCCTCTGTTCCCCCCCAACCACGGAGACTCTACGAGTTCTCTATCTGACCAAGTCCTATACCACACGAAGAAGAGTGCTTTGAGTGGCCAGAACTAacaatgtgtaaatatgtacttCACTCATTCCCTTTGGTGCACCTCCTTCTCTGCTATTTTCCCCGCCACTCTTCTTCCTTCTTGCTTTCTGTCTGTCTTCACTTCACCGGACCTCTCTTGGctctctttccctttctccTCACTGTTCCTCACCTGGCCATTTCCCTCTTCTTATGCCCTCTTCTCTTGCCTGCCTCTGAACTAAGCAGTGCCATGAAACCCAGACCTAATCTGTCACACACTCCACGAACAAAGTACTGCATGGATTATGTATTACTGtagtatatagtcaactgtcttatttgtttatttgtctgatgCCTTTGTTTAAGCACtgcgtgtcactgtgtgagaagagcactctataaaatttaattgaactgaattggcCTCCCAAGTACTGGTAAAAGCTGAAATCCCAAGTTCTCTTTGAAGAGCGTGACGTAGAAGCAACACGAGGAGGATCTCTAAATGGACTCGTGACACTATGGGAGCCCTGGCCATCAGTAATAGTCTACAAGAAAGGGTGGTGAGATGCGGACAACACTGAGCTTAttcaacatacatctcataacTTCTACAGTACTGATTCAacgtatgtgaagcccttgtgttcCCTTCTGTAACGCTAAAATGGTTATTTATGACAAGCaatctttctcatctgacataataggtgtgtaatgaccaattccatatgttgctttagaggaaatcgtgtgtagtggaaaaacagaagtagtgtaAAAGTAAGCGAAGCCCATGttacattggttaaaccaagtaggtaccaagtaggtaagtagaataaggtacttattttaacactttatacaagaataaggagcatccctacagggtttacatactttgaagcagcactgcatgTGTGGATGAACTTACCCACGTCCGCTGATCTGGCACACGAAACTGGaagcagaataaaaagaaacaacgGTCAGAATTGTCTAATTAATAACCGTAAATGTTATCTGATGGGTGGAGTGTGAATCATGATGGACAGGTCAGGTGGCGATTTCTCAAGGCAGCATATACAGGAACTTGAGTAACTGGTTCCCAGAAACATCATATGCTGAAACCTGGCAAGAATGCCATAAATTCATTGATTTCCTGTACTGTCAAACTGTGACTCCCAATATTTCTGTTTGAATTGTGAAAGGATGTAGtccatatttttgtatttacagtacGCATATGGATGAGACCAGTCAAGCTCCATGAAGACAGAAGCCAAAGTTACTAAGGGAAGCCATCAGTAAAAAGCAGGCCATAATAACGCATTTTCGTCTTCTTTCCTTTCAACCCAGTGCTCTGCTGAACACATGTTCACATGCATCACAAGAAGCCCCATTTCTGTGACCAGAGGCAGGACCTCctgattaaaacatttatttttgctactTTGAACATTGTTTTCCTGTAACGGAAGAGGTAAGTTTGCAGAAGTGTAAAAAGGCACTTCATTATTCGCAACATCTGCGCAGGCTTCCATCCTTGAAGAGTGCCTTCTGCTATGGAGAGTGTAGAGCAGCCAGGTGGCTTTGAAATCTGTTTAAGATCAGAAAAGAACTGCCAAAGCTAGACAGGAGAACGTGCCTCTGGACAGATCGGTCCCCCTACTGGAGTGACGCCTGGATCCAGGAGGGCTTTCGGCACATGCCCGAAAAGAGGTTGGTGAAAGCGCAGGAACACCTACCTGTGGGTGGAAGAGAAAGCCAGGGGCTGGTCGCATGTACTTGTCCTTCAGCGCTTCAAACGGATCATTGATCTTCCTTTTCTCAACCCTGCTAATATCAGAATTCCATCAGCTCTTACAGCAAATGGCAACATTCGGTTCTGTCCAGCCTGCTTCTGCGACAAACACCAGAGGCCCGCTGCCATCTTCCCTTGTAGCAGAGCCTCTTGGTGGGTGCAGCTCAGTGACAAGGGCTCACTTTACCTGTAGATGGGGTCCATGAAGAAAGGTGTTGGACGAGCGTGCTGAAGTGAGGAGTCTGCTTTGGGTGGCTCGGTCTCAGATGACTTCTCCTCCCTGAACATGTGGTTCTTTCTGGAATCCTCTGCCTTGCCACTGCCACTGCGATTCCTGGAGCCCATGCTCAGGTCCAGAGGCTGGTCCTGACTGGAGACGTGCGACGCGTCCGGTTTTGAGGACGCAAATGGGGACATTTTCTCCTCTTTGCGCTTGGTGGTGAGATCGAAGGGCGACTCGGAATTCCTGATTTGGCCCTTCTTGGCCTCAGCTGGGGGAGACTCGGGCTCCCCTTTCAAGGTGGATGGAGGCAGGTCTCTTTCAGGAAAGGGGTAGAGAGGTGGCGAAAAGGCTGGGAAGAAGGGAAGGGGGAACATGGATGGGTACGGCAGTGCACCCACCTTTTTGTCCTGCAGGCCGGCGAGTCCCGTAGAGCCAAAATATTTTTCGGCAATGGAAGCAATGGCCTTGATGGAGTCGTTGACTGCCCCGGACACAGCCGTGTGTTCGTCCAGCGTGGGCTGAAACAGACCACTGCTACCAAAGTCCTTGGCACTGCTGTTGACTAAGGGCAGGCCCTGAGGGCTTCCGGACTTTCTCTTGGCCACTTTGCCGTTCTCCCTAGTCCTCTCCCGGTCGCTCTCCAGGTCGCTCTCGAGCTCCGATCCAGAAGTGCTCTCCAGGTCACTGCCGCTCGGAGTGCTCACGTCATCAAGGTCGCTGCTTTCTGACTGGTCGCTCAGTTTACCCACACGTCTGTGCTCAGAGGAGGCCTGTGTGTGGCGCTCTGGAACCTGGGGCTCCTTGAGAGATGACTCTTTATCTAGGACTTTCAGCAGGTCCCGAGCACCATGGGTTCGTTGCAGGGAGTCCAGAAGCGGGCTCTTGGTCGGATGCTCTGAACCGGCGGGACCTTTCATCGGGGAGGTGGTGGGAATGAGCGCAGGTCTGTGATACAGTCCGGAGGGGAATAGTCCAGGAAAGCTGAAGGGGAACGTGGGTGCCGTGGGGAAGGTCAGTCCGCTGTGGTGCCTGTTGGCCCCAAAGTAGTCTGTGAGTCCGGGGCTGCCGTGGCCCATGCCATCTATTCCTGCCTTGTCTAACGACGGTGTCCCTGGGATAGCAATACCCTGGCCAAACAGTCCTCCCGCGGCAAAATGGTTCTTCCCCTCACAGAAGCGGCGGTGCTTATTAAGCGACGATGTGGTGCTGAACATCTGGCCGCAGTCCTTACACTTGATCTGCGTGCGGCAGTCAGCATGCATGCGCTTATGGCGGCACAGGTTGGAGAACTGCGTGTAGGACTTGTGACACACCTCACCTGCAGCAGACATGGAGACAGGCAGGTATCACACGGCAGAAACACACCTATAATACAATGCACTGTGGGATGTTGGGCATCAAAAACACTGGCAAAAGTGTAGTAACAGAATCCTAGGCAGTGTGAAACTGAGACACAGCCATTATTTTGCTGTCAACGTGTTGTTTTAGACACGAGGGGCAGGCTGGGACCGTAGAGCTCAATCACACTgtgcccacccctccacccACACTTTGACTCTGTGCCACTTGTCACAGACCCACAACTGGTAGCACACAGCACTGTCAGATTAGCTGCAACACAGTGACatttaatacaaacacaaagaggTCCTTACAGTAAAGAATCTAAAAGTACACCCAAAGCATTTCAAACAAAATTCATTTATATCCTTGCAACAGCGTCATGAAGAGATGGGCAGTCACTTCAGTCTGATCAACTTTTTACAATACACAAGGCAATACATCGCCTAATAAACACAACATCTATACCTTCAATTttcaatattcattttatttaagaagGGCTGTGGGCACCTGGATCCTCAACATTATGAGTAACTGTATGACAGTAAGTTTGAAAAATTCTTCTTCCTTTGAAATTTAAAACGCGTTGACACCTTTGAACATGAGCAGTGTGTTTCATCCTTGTGCTCTTCAGCTCTTCTGCAGGAATTAAACCTTGCTGGACGGAGGTTAAAGAAGCCGACGCACTGCCGCGGAGTCCGAAACGCAGGCAGAGCGTCCGGGTGCGATCCCGAGCGGCCAAGAGATACACAAAGGCTTCCAGAGACACAAAGACGCGCTGCACAATTGCTCTATTTTAAGCCGGAGAAGGAAGCTGAGTTGAATGAATCCTATCCTGCAGAATTCGTTCCCATGGATTCAGCTCCCGTGCGACGCTTCCCTTCCTGGCCTTGCTGAAGCGCCGTCCCTGAGAAGCCACTGGGGCGGTCAGCAgcctccccttccccctctgtcCCGGCCC of Scleropages formosus chromosome 10, fSclFor1.1, whole genome shotgun sequence contains these proteins:
- the mecom gene encoding histone-lysine N-methyltransferase MECOM isoform X3; translation: MKAEEYSYEAMAPDIHEERQYRCQDCDQHFESRTELQDHRKQPCGTPHSAFSLANPEDSPHSAQECKDCDQVFPDTQSLETHALAHSEEREYKCDQCPKAFNWKSNLIRHQMSHDSGKHYECENCSKVFTDPSNLQRHIRSQHVGARAHACPDCGKTFATSSGLKQHKHIHSSVKPFICKSLRPFICEVCHKSYTQFSNLCRHKRMHADCRTQIKCKDCGQMFSTTSSLNKHRRFCEGKNHFAAGGLFGQGIAIPGTPSLDKAGIDGMGHGSPGLTDYFGANRHHSGLTFPTAPTFPFSFPGLFPSGLYHRPALIPTTSPMKGPAGSEHPTKSPLLDSLQRTHGARDLLKVLDKESSLKEPQVPERHTQASSEHRRVGKLSDQSESSDLDDVSTPSGSDLESTSGSELESDLESDRERTRENGKVAKRKSGSPQGLPLVNSSAKDFGSSGLFQPTLDEHTAVSGAVNDSIKAIASIAEKYFGSTGLAGLQDKKVGALPYPSMFPLPFFPAFSPPLYPFPERDLPPSTLKGEPESPPAEAKKGQIRNSESPFDLTTKRKEEKMSPFASSKPDASHVSSQDQPLDLSMGSRNRSGSGKAEDSRKNHMFREEKSSETEPPKADSSLQHARPTPFFMDPIYSRVEKRKINDPFEALKDKYMRPAPGFLFHPQFRVPDQRTWMSAIENMAEKLETFGSLKPDAGDLMRSVPSMFDFRAPPSAIPDSLLRKGKERYTCRYCGKIFPRSANLTRHLRTHTGEQPYRCKYCDRSFSISSNLQRHIRNIHNKEKPFKCHLCDRCFGQQTNLDRHLKKHENGNLSGTAMSSPRSELDSSSAILDDKEDSYFNEIRNFISNTGQSQASPEPSEEGLNGNRFEDEKPLPSQGSHDLEEEEGEELGVNEEEGQHNDSVGKSRDEPLPGNMDDDIIHSEAEFEEANDSNLNCKGFPRRYEDDEEQSSFSALEHIRHLSDIRKMEESEFSDSDASFAASHLSEAINPPLYRKSKSQAYAMMLSLADKEALHAATHTPANVWHTLARAAAESSAIQSLSHV
- the mecom gene encoding histone-lysine N-methyltransferase MECOM isoform X2; the protein is MKAEEYSYEAMAPDIHEERQYRCQDCDQHFESRTELQDHRKQPCGTPHSAFSLANPEDSPHSAQECKDCDQVFPDTQSLETHALAHSEEREYKCDQCPKAFNWKSNLIRHQMSHDSGKHYECENCSKQVFTDPSNLQRHIRSQHVGARAHACPDCGKTFATSSGLKQHKHIHSSVKPFICKSLRPFICEVCHKSYTQFSNLCRHKRMHADCRTQIKCKDCGQMFSTTSSLNKHRRFCEGKNHFAAGGLFGQGIAIPGTPSLDKAGIDGMGHGSPGLTDYFGANRHHSGLTFPTAPTFPFSFPGLFPSGLYHRPALIPTTSPMKGPAGSEHPTKSPLLDSLQRTHGARDLLKVLDKESSLKEPQVPERHTQASSEHRRVGKLSDQSESSDLDDVSTPSGSDLESTSGSELESDLESDRERTRENGKVAKRKSGSPQGLPLVNSSAKDFGSSGLFQPTLDEHTAVSGAVNDSIKAIASIAEKYFGSTGLAGLQDKKVGALPYPSMFPLPFFPAFSPPLYPFPERDLPPSTLKGEPESPPAEAKKGQIRNSESPFDLTTKRKEEKMSPFASSKPDASHVSSQDQPLDLSMGSRNRSGSGKAEDSRKNHMFREEKSSETEPPKADSSLQHARPTPFFMDPIYRVEKRKINDPFEALKDKYMRPAPGFLFHPQFRVPDQRTWMSAIENMAEKLETFGSLKPDAGDLMRSVPSMFDFRAPPSAIPDSLLRKGKERYTCRYCGKIFPRSANLTRHLRTHTGEQPYRCKYCDRSFSISSNLQRHIRNIHNKEKPFKCHLCDRCFGQQTNLDRHLKKHENGNLSGTAMSSPRSELDSSSAILDDKEDSYFNEIRNFISNTGQSQASPEPSEEGLNGNRFEDEKPLPSQGSHDLEEEEGEELGVNEEEGQHNDSVGKSRDEPLPGNMDDDIIHSEAEFEEANDSNLNCKGFPRRYEDDEEQSSFSALEHIRHLSDIRKMEESEFSDSDASFAASHLSEAINPPLYRKSKSQAYAMMLSLADKEALHAATHTPANVWHTLARAAAESSAIQSLSHV
- the mecom gene encoding histone-lysine N-methyltransferase MECOM isoform X1, producing the protein MKAEEYSYEAMAPDIHEERQYRCQDCDQHFESRTELQDHRKQPCGTPHSAFSLANPEDSPHSAQECKDCDQVFPDTQSLETHALAHSEEREYKCDQCPKAFNWKSNLIRHQMSHDSGKHYECENCSKQVFTDPSNLQRHIRSQHVGARAHACPDCGKTFATSSGLKQHKHIHSSVKPFICKSLRPFICEVCHKSYTQFSNLCRHKRMHADCRTQIKCKDCGQMFSTTSSLNKHRRFCEGKNHFAAGGLFGQGIAIPGTPSLDKAGIDGMGHGSPGLTDYFGANRHHSGLTFPTAPTFPFSFPGLFPSGLYHRPALIPTTSPMKGPAGSEHPTKSPLLDSLQRTHGARDLLKVLDKESSLKEPQVPERHTQASSEHRRVGKLSDQSESSDLDDVSTPSGSDLESTSGSELESDLESDRERTRENGKVAKRKSGSPQGLPLVNSSAKDFGSSGLFQPTLDEHTAVSGAVNDSIKAIASIAEKYFGSTGLAGLQDKKVGALPYPSMFPLPFFPAFSPPLYPFPERDLPPSTLKGEPESPPAEAKKGQIRNSESPFDLTTKRKEEKMSPFASSKPDASHVSSQDQPLDLSMGSRNRSGSGKAEDSRKNHMFREEKSSETEPPKADSSLQHARPTPFFMDPIYSRVEKRKINDPFEALKDKYMRPAPGFLFHPQFRVPDQRTWMSAIENMAEKLETFGSLKPDAGDLMRSVPSMFDFRAPPSAIPDSLLRKGKERYTCRYCGKIFPRSANLTRHLRTHTGEQPYRCKYCDRSFSISSNLQRHIRNIHNKEKPFKCHLCDRCFGQQTNLDRHLKKHENGNLSGTAMSSPRSELDSSSAILDDKEDSYFNEIRNFISNTGQSQASPEPSEEGLNGNRFEDEKPLPSQGSHDLEEEEGEELGVNEEEGQHNDSVGKSRDEPLPGNMDDDIIHSEAEFEEANDSNLNCKGFPRRYEDDEEQSSFSALEHIRHLSDIRKMEESEFSDSDASFAASHLSEAINPPLYRKSKSQAYAMMLSLADKEALHAATHTPANVWHTLARAAAESSAIQSLSHV
- the mecom gene encoding histone-lysine N-methyltransferase MECOM isoform X9, with the protein product MKAEEYSYEAMAPDIHEERQYRCQDCDQHFESRTELQDHRKQPCGTPHSAFSLANPEDSPHSAQECKDCDQVFPDTQSLETHALAHSEEREYKCDQCPKAFNWKSNLIRHQMSHDSGKHYECENCSKVFTDPSNLQRHIRSQHVGARAHACPDCGKTFATSSGLKQHKHIHSSVKPFICEVCHKSYTQFSNLCRHKRMHADCRTQIKCKDCGQMFSTTSSLNKHRRFCEGKNHFAAGGLFGQGIAIPGTPSLDKAGIDGMGHGSPGLTDYFGANRHHSGLTFPTAPTFPFSFPGLFPSGLYHRPALIPTTSPMKGPAGSEHPTKSPLLDSLQRTHGARDLLKVLDKESSLKEPQVPERHTQASSEHRRVGKLSDQSESSDLDDVSTPSGSDLESTSGSELESDLESDRERTRENGKVAKRKSGSPQGLPLVNSSAKDFGSSGLFQPTLDEHTAVSGAVNDSIKAIASIAEKYFGSTGLAGLQDKKVGALPYPSMFPLPFFPAFSPPLYPFPERDLPPSTLKGEPESPPAEAKKGQIRNSESPFDLTTKRKEEKMSPFASSKPDASHVSSQDQPLDLSMGSRNRSGSGKAEDSRKNHMFREEKSSETEPPKADSSLQHARPTPFFMDPIYRVEKRKINDPFEALKDKYMRPAPGFLFHPQMSAIENMAEKLETFGSLKPDAGDLMRSVPSMFDFRAPPSAIPDSLLRKGKERYTCRYCGKIFPRSANLTRHLRTHTGEQPYRCKYCDRSFSISSNLQRHIRNIHNKEKPFKCHLCDRCFGQQTNLDRHLKKHENGNLSGTAMSSPRSELDSSSAILDDKEDSYFNEIRNFISNTGQSQASPEPSEEGLNGNRFEDEKPLPSQGSHDLEEEEGEELGVNEEEGQHNDSVGKSRDEPLPGNMDDDIIHSEAEFEEANDSNLNCKGFPRRYEDDEEQSSFSALEHIRHLSDIRKMEESEFSDSDASFAASHLSEAINPPLYRKSKSQAYAMMLSLADKEALHAATHTPANVWHTLARAAAESSAIQSLSHV